The DNA segment TGCGGCAGCGAAGGCACAAAGCACTGCCAGTGACTTCCACAGGTCGGACCAGACATAGCCCGTCAGCATGAGGTTGCGGACGCCCACTATGGTGTAGTCCACCGGGTTGAACTGCCTTACCGTATCGAGCCAGTTGGGCAACAACTGAGGCGGCATCATCATAGAAGACATGAACATCAGAGGCATGGTAATAAGATTGATAACCGCCATGAAGGTTTCCTGCCGTCTAAGAAGCAGCACCATACCATTGGAAAAGGCCGCAAACCCCATCCCAAGCAATGCCACGAGCAGAAGTACGAGGAGCACCCCAGGCGCGCCCGTTTCAACATGCACGCCCATAATGGCGGCCACGACGAAGACTATCAGCGCTTGAACTATTCCTGTCAATACAGTGGCAATGACACGGCCCGTTATGATGGAGACCCGGGTTACCGGCGTGGCCATCATCTTGGCCAATACGCCTGCATCCATGTCCATCAGCGTGGCAAAGCCCGAAAAGGCTGAGCTAAACAGCACCGTCATGACTATCACGCCTGGGGCAAAGAACTGGAGATAGCTGGAGCCTTCCAGGCCTGACATGTTGCCCAAAGACTTGAATATCTGGGTGAAAAGCACCAGCCACAGGATAGGCTGAAACAGGCTGATGAATATGAACACGGGCATACGGATACGCGCCCTTAGGTCACGCAGGACTATGTACCAGGTGTCGAATAGAACACTGGTCATCGCGTTCGTCTCCTGTTCTGTTGCCGCTTCAGCTGAACGAAGGTAGTCGGGGTGCCCTGCTGGGCGCGTATGGTGCGACCGGTGTATTTCAGAAACACGTCATCCAGCGACGGCCGTGACATCGATATTGTCTTGACCTCGATCCCCTGGCTGCCGAGGGTCTGCATTATGGCCGGTATGGCTGCTCCCCCGTCTTTCACATAAACCGCCAGTTCACCGTCAGCCGGCTTCGTTTGTGCCACGAACGGCCTGCCTGACAGAGCCTCCTCGGCGCGCCTGACGAACTCCTGGCGCTCCTCATCCTTTTCTACAGGAGGAGTCAGCGTCACCACATCGCCGCCTATGGACTTCTTGAGTTCATCTGATGTGCCTATGGTCATTATCTTGCCCAGGTCTATGATGGCAATGCGGTCTGCCAGGTGGTCAGCCTCTTCCATGTAGTGAGTGGTGAGGAATATGGTCACTCCCATGGTCTTGGCCAGTTTGTTGATGTAGTCCCAAAGGTGGACCCTGGTCTGGGG comes from the Chloroflexota bacterium genome and includes:
- a CDS encoding ABC transporter permease; the protein is MTSVLFDTWYIVLRDLRARIRMPVFIFISLFQPILWLVLFTQIFKSLGNMSGLEGSSYLQFFAPGVIVMTVLFSSAFSGFATLMDMDAGVLAKMMATPVTRVSIITGRVIATVLTGIVQALIVFVVAAIMGVHVETGAPGVLLVLLLVALLGMGFAAFSNGMVLLLRRQETFMAVINLITMPLMFMSSMMMPPQLLPNWLDTVRQFNPVDYTIVGVRNLMLTGYVWSDLWKSLAVLCAFAAAMVAFGTMMFRTRAE
- a CDS encoding ATP-binding cassette domain-containing protein; amino-acid sequence: MADTSVIATYKLTKVFSGDIRAVDGIDFEVNAGEIFAFLGPNGAGKTTTIKMLNTLLLPTSGTATVAGFDIVKNPAEVRRRVGYAAQDVGVDEHATGRENLTLYGHFYRLDSKTVKQRVKELFELVGLTGDENRMVSTYSGGMRKRLDLAMGLIHQPQVIFLDEPTTGLDPQTRVHLWDYINKLAKTMGVTIFLTTHYMEEADHLADRIAIIDLGKIMTIGTSDELKKSIGGDVVTLTPPVEKDEERQEFVRRAEEALSGRPFVAQTKPADGELAVYVKDGGAAIPAIMQTLGSQGIEVKTISMSRPSLDDVFLKYTGRTIRAQQGTPTTFVQLKRQQNRRRTR